One genomic window of Glycine soja cultivar W05 chromosome 9, ASM419377v2, whole genome shotgun sequence includes the following:
- the LOC114367538 gene encoding F-box/FBD/LRR-repeat protein At1g78750-like, with protein sequence MEGKETEGMLKMTTDKRQQKRSRSDREEERDRLSELPDCVVLHIMEFMDTKYAVQTCVLSKRWKDLWKRLTYLGFNTTLFNNVVKFNKFVSRVLSGRDGSVSLLNLEFTRRGMAEPKLFNRLMKYAVLHNVQQFTVSLNLSFRQSFEFRPYIFSCESLTFLKLSFNSFDTSIVALPGSLNMPALKSLQLEAVSFTARDNDYAEPFSTCNVLNTLILDGCSLHKDAKFLSISNSSLSSLTISGSFEGGAYKIALSTPNLSSLTVTGHNNHTISSACNLSFLEEVTIDTLGYTLFPNTDLLIISWLQVLTNVRILRLYSGTLLTILRDISNPVSVSTQPPCFVQLKSLILENQPSADISFEQLKRAVEYLLQNSPQRRID encoded by the exons ATGGAAGGAAAAGAAACTGAGGGAATGTTGAAGATGACGACAGATAAGAGACAACAGAAGCGAAGCAGAAGTGACAGAGAAGAGGAAAGGGACAGGCTGAGTGAGTTGCCTGACTGTGTTGTGCTCCACATAATGGAATTTATGGACACAAAATATGCTGTACAAACTTGTGTCTTGTCTAAAAGATGGAAGGACCTTTGGAAGCGTCTAACTTATCTTGGATTCAATACAACCCTCTTTAACAATGTTgtcaaattcaacaaatttgTGTCTCGCGTTCTGTCTGGCCGAGATGGTTCAGTTTCCCTGCTCAATCTTGAATTCACGCGTCGCGGTATGGCAGAGCCCAAGCTCTTCAATAGGCTGATGAAATATGCTGTGCTGCACAATGTTCAGCAGTTTACAGTATCTCTAAATTTAAGCTTCAGACAGAGTTTCGAGTTTCGCCCCTACATCTTTTCCTGTGAGTCCTTGACATTTCTGAAGCTTTCATTTAATTCTTTTGACACCTCGATTGTAGCACTTCCAGGATCTCTGAACATGCCAGCATTAAAAAGCTTGCAACTTGAGGCTGTCTCTTTTACTGCAAGGGACAATGACTATGCTGAGCCGTTTTCTACCTGTAATGTGCTGAATACTTTGATACTTGATGGTTGTTCATTGCATAAAGATGCAAAATTCCTCTCTATATCAAATTCTAGCCTCTCTAGTTTGACCATAAGTGGTAGCTTTGAAGGAGGAGCTTACAAAATTGCGCTTTCTACTCCAAACCTTAGTTCTCTCACAGTCACGGGTCATAATAATCACACAATCTCCTCCGCATGCAATCTTTCTTTCCTTGAAGAAGTAACCATTGACACCCTTGGTTATACACTTTTTCCGAATACAGACTTACTCATCATAAGCTGGCTGCAAGTTCTCACCAATGTAAGGATACTGAGGCTCTATTCGGGTACCCTTCTGACAATACTACGG GATATATCAAATCCTGTTTCGGTGAGTACTCAGCCTCCCTGCTTTGTTCAATTGAAGTCATTGATTTTGGAGAACCAACCATCTGCAGATATATCTTTTGAGCAACTAAAGAGAGCAGTGGAGTACCTACTTCAAAACTCTCCACAACGTAGAATTGATTAA